One genomic window of Streptomyces sp. WP-1 includes the following:
- a CDS encoding bifunctional glycosyltransferase/CDP-glycerol:glycerophosphate glycerophosphotransferase, which yields MPRFSIIVPSHGVAGRLSQALDSVLGQSFGDLELIPVCDAPDTPAAEVAAGYAGRDPRVKPVHSPPSAGLAGARDAGTRAAGGAYVLFLDGDDLLLPGALAAVDARLTETAGVDVLYVEHERAPWWEGDPVNPVEPLFAGAPKGAFAPAELPGLTGAALPAWSAVYRRTFLAEHELVFPEGHFTDLGWGGLVTVAARRIAVLRRVVVRHRLRRQGSRLNLPGEPQHALLDQVELVLARAAACALPAERTGPLFDQLFALVLKTAARPERLAHGHRAFFRRAARLYRRFRPTGHRLPRGSLGVQHRLLAVGAYDAFRALRDANRLAGKAAETVPRPHAVRTRLRYRAALRRPLDPNLVVYCAYWGRGYTCNPAAIHAKARELAPGLRQVFLVEAGQEHTLPKDVEYAVLGSHRAWELLARATYLVNNANFAEGVVKRPGSVHLQTQHGTPLKTMGVDQSTYPVVAARSGSFTKLLGRVDRWDFNLSSNRHSTRMWERAFPGSWEALEYGYPRNDVYCTATADDVARIRRELGIPENRLAVLYAPTHRDHHSGFEPGLDLAEFCAAAGEDVVVLLRAHYFYDQGRTRHSDRIIDVTAHRSAEDVCLAADVLITDYSSIMFDYANLDRPIVIYADDWEVYRQSRGVYFDLMAEPPGPVARTPGELAAVFRDRAYADPESTALRARFRERFCEFDDGRAAERVVRRVLLGEPPQALPPVLPLAERVPAPAAVTLVRS from the coding sequence CCTCCGCCGGGCTCGCCGGGGCGCGCGACGCCGGGACGCGGGCGGCGGGGGGCGCGTACGTGCTCTTCCTGGACGGCGACGACCTGCTGCTGCCGGGCGCGCTGGCGGCCGTGGACGCCCGGCTGACGGAGACCGCCGGAGTGGATGTGCTGTACGTGGAGCACGAGCGCGCCCCCTGGTGGGAGGGCGATCCGGTGAACCCGGTCGAGCCGCTGTTCGCCGGTGCCCCTAAGGGCGCCTTCGCCCCCGCCGAGCTGCCGGGGCTGACCGGCGCCGCGCTGCCCGCGTGGAGCGCGGTGTACCGCCGTACCTTCCTCGCCGAGCACGAACTCGTCTTCCCCGAAGGCCACTTCACGGACCTCGGCTGGGGCGGCCTGGTCACGGTCGCCGCCCGGCGGATCGCCGTACTGCGCCGGGTGGTCGTGCGGCACCGGCTGCGCCGGCAGGGCAGCCGGCTGAACCTGCCCGGCGAACCCCAGCACGCCCTGCTCGACCAGGTGGAGCTGGTCCTCGCGCGGGCCGCCGCGTGCGCCCTGCCCGCCGAGCGCACCGGCCCCCTCTTCGACCAGCTGTTCGCGCTGGTGCTGAAGACCGCGGCCCGGCCGGAACGGCTGGCCCACGGGCACCGGGCGTTCTTCCGCCGCGCGGCCCGCCTGTACCGGCGGTTCCGGCCCACCGGGCACCGGCTGCCGCGCGGCAGCCTCGGGGTGCAGCACCGGCTGCTCGCGGTCGGCGCGTACGACGCCTTCCGCGCCCTGCGCGACGCGAACCGGCTCGCGGGCAAGGCCGCCGAGACCGTGCCGCGCCCGCACGCGGTCCGCACCCGGCTGCGCTACCGTGCCGCCCTGCGCCGCCCCCTCGACCCCAACCTGGTGGTGTACTGCGCCTATTGGGGCCGCGGCTACACCTGCAACCCGGCCGCGATCCACGCCAAGGCCCGCGAACTCGCCCCGGGGCTGCGCCAGGTGTTCCTGGTGGAGGCCGGGCAGGAGCACACCCTGCCGAAGGACGTGGAGTACGCGGTGCTCGGCTCGCACCGCGCCTGGGAGCTGCTGGCCCGCGCCACGTATCTGGTCAACAACGCCAACTTCGCGGAGGGCGTGGTCAAACGGCCCGGCAGCGTCCACCTCCAGACCCAGCACGGCACCCCGCTGAAGACGATGGGCGTGGACCAGTCGACGTACCCGGTGGTGGCCGCGCGCTCCGGCAGCTTCACCAAGCTGCTGGGCCGGGTCGACCGCTGGGACTTCAACCTCTCCTCCAACCGGCACTCCACCCGCATGTGGGAGCGCGCCTTCCCCGGCTCCTGGGAGGCGCTGGAGTACGGCTATCCCCGCAACGACGTCTACTGCACGGCGACCGCCGACGACGTGGCCCGCATCCGGCGGGAGCTGGGCATCCCGGAGAACCGGCTCGCCGTGCTCTACGCCCCGACCCACCGCGACCATCACAGCGGCTTCGAACCCGGCCTGGACCTGGCGGAGTTCTGCGCGGCCGCCGGCGAGGACGTCGTCGTGCTGCTGCGCGCCCACTACTTCTACGACCAGGGCCGCACCCGGCACTCGGACCGGATCATCGACGTCACCGCGCACCGCAGCGCCGAGGACGTGTGCCTGGCCGCGGACGTGCTGATCACCGACTACTCGTCCATCATGTTCGACTACGCCAACCTGGACCGGCCGATCGTGATCTACGCCGACGACTGGGAGGTCTACCGGCAGTCGCGGGGCGTCTACTTCGACCTGATGGCCGAGCCGCCGGGGCCGGTCGCCCGCACCCCCGGGGAACTGGCCGCCGTCTTCCGCGACCGCGCCTACGCGGACCCGGAGTCGACCGCGCTGCGGGCCCGATTCCGGGAGCGGTTCTGCGAGTTCGACGACGGGCGGGCCGCCGAACGCGTCGTACGGCGGGTGCTGCTGGGCGAACCGCCGCAGGCGCTCCCGCCGGTGCTGCCGCTCGCCGAACGCGTCCCCGCCCCCGCCGCCGTGACCCTCGTGAGGAGCTGA